The genomic stretch ATGCATGTAAGATTGATGCACAAATGGAATGCTCGATTTATAGatacaaaatcaaaaaaaaatattggcgTTGCGGTCCGGCCCGAGAcccgtgtaacgctgggccgggactcaCCGGTGCGGCACGATGCGCGATTAATGCCGTCCCAGGCCGGGCCGCGGGACGGGCTCCAGGCCGGGAATacggccccgggaccggcctgagCCGCGGCTTGCCTCCGTCTAACGcgcgggacgggccgggactcgtgAATTGCGGCCCGGCCAGCCGCGTTATTTATGCTCTAAGAGCATAAATAACCCCGTCCCAagttccggccccaagtcccctccacgtcatcattcctctacagttgcagCCCGGCCTGAGAagcctctaaccctgcaggcccaACTCGGGcagcaactaataaatgacactaaaataaaaaaaacgccggaaatttataacacggaaaatttaatttcgccgaatactgcaaaattacaacatataaattttaaaactgaaaataaaatacataaaaacataacgtcaatgctggaaaacgttggtgcgagtccaaatttcttcgattagatcggcttggaggcgagtgtgttgttcttcttggcgcatcgcagctgaacgggccatgacattgcggatgtcgggAGGAAGGCCCTGCTCGAGCGGCTCGATGACAACGTAGTCACTCCCGgtgctggcgagcggatcgtTGCTCCACGATGTGACGTTATCTtgctcgtcctcaacgatcatgttatgcattatgatacatgcatacatgatatcGGCGATGTGtgaccgctgccaaccacgggccgctcccttcacgatagcccaccgcgcttggaggactccgaatgcacgctcgacatctttccgagccgcctcttgccttcgggcaaacattgccctccgatcggttgtcggagctgtgatagtcttcacgaacaagggccatcgagggtagatcccgtctgccagatagtaccccatactataccgacgttggttggccgtgaactctatGTTCGGTGCTCGCCCGACACACAAGTCGTTGAAtaatggagactcgttcaacacattgaggtcgttgttggaccccgcgacaccaaattaggcatgccagatccacaatcgtTGGTCGGCAACGGCTTCCAAGACAATCGTcggatgtgtgcccttgtgcccgctagtgtattgtcctctccaagccgttggacaattcttccaatgccagtgcatacagtcgatgcttccaagcatccccgggaagccgtggacccgctcgtgcatgtcgaccaacttcctaacgtcgtcggtcgttggctttctcaagtacATATCCTTGAATTCTTCGATgactgcccgacagaatctCGCGAGACACTCCCGTCCAGtaggctcgcttacatggagatactcatcgaacatatctgatgtagttccgtaaacgagttgacgaatggcagacgtgcatttctgcaacgtcgatatactttgCCGGCCCACAGCATCGGTAGTTTGGCCGAAATACATGTCACGAGATACAACTGCGTTGACAATGCGTATgaacaaaggcctccgcatccggaaccggcgacggaacatctgatcactccatcgcggatctcttgagaaataatccgtgaaaagccgcaaCGCAGCTGCTTCACGGTCccggtgaatatacatccgggAACGTGGTACCCGAGTTTGTTCTTCATTCCAAGCTTGGAagcgttcaacttcgttgttcatttcttcttggattgccggcAGCGCCTCGCCTAACACCCGGGTCAAttgatcttcgaatattctttgacgaTGAGGCATTTTTTGGAATTATAagaagagatttgaagttgaatgtgaagttgaatgtgtatgaaaatagagtagtatttataaaaaaaattcgaatttaaaaaaaaaatcggttgcggcccggcccgagaagcgtgtaacgctgggccgggactcgcggaTGTGGCCCGGCTCCTGAATaacgccgtcccaggccgggCCGTGGGACGGGCACCAGGCCGCGATCGCGGCACggggaccggcccaggccgtgccgcctcctcctccaacgcgcgggacgggccgggactcgcgagatgcggcccggccccaaGCGTTATTCATGCTCTAAGGTTAAAAGGTTCAATACGTTGATTATTAGATTATAAAATAACAATatatttcaatatatatatatatatatatatatatagggttttgatccatgcaaaaccattcttaatacaaaaatgcagaaccaagcatacaaaagtcatttttaggtcattgcaagcttatttttacgtcattatagtaaggatgacatgaaatgatcttaacatgacctcaaacccaaagtttataatatgacctaaaactgctttacaatgaccctccgtgtctttgtttaattattgaccattggattgtcaaatctcatggtcaggatttggtctggattttgtattgagatcaagttttgtattgatcattttcatatatatatatatatatatatataacaatatTGGTGTTATTTTGTACGTCCAAATTTGGTAACTCGGGTCAACTATCtacatattactactatatcAATGTATAGCTCTAAACTGAAACTTAAAATACaagtgaaaaaagttagtagtacGGATATGAATTGTTTTATGCTCATGATATATATTGTTGAAAAGATTGAATTCTAAAATACACTtgacatgtttttattttgataaaaataatattgaGATATTGGAGTTTTCTTTAGTTGATTAGACAGTTATTTCAAGAAGTTTGTAGTATAACTAACAGGAATATTATTCTCTAAAAACATTTTTACATATATTGAGGCCAACCTCAAGCCAGGGTTCAACAAACCTAGCCCATGATGACTAGCAAGATCTCTAAGGCCCAATACCAAgcttaaaaaaaacacaataccATATGATTGGCCAGTGATGAAGCCAGAATTTTACAGTTGGGgtccaaataaaaaatttaaataataaaatgaaacattaataatattacataatataaatataatgttgTAAACACATAGTTCCATACAATGATATTATAACACTCATCTTCTACTTTTCATCTTCTGAAACCGATGCATAATAGCTTCATTAGTTACATTAACAAACACATCCTTCTCAATATAAGGAACTAAGCAATCATTCAATAGCTGGTctcccatacgattccgtagaGAAGTCTTAACGAGCTTCATTGCTTAAAAAACTCTTTCTACTGAAGCAGTGGCAACGGGTAAGAGCAATGATAGTTTAATTAACAAATAAACCAACGGAAAATTCTCATGTTTCCTTATAGAAACCATATTCTAAGCAAGACCTGCAATTCCCGATACTTTTGAAAACCTTTCATCTGTGCGCACATCAAAAATAAAGTTATCAAGCTGACTTTCAAGCTCATACAAATTAACTTCAGAAAATTCAGATGGATAATACTTGGCAAGGCGAAGCAGCTTCTCTGAATCAAATGCAGAAAATGAGTCTCTAGGATCAAAACATGTCATACACAGAAGTAAATCTGTGTTGACTTCATTAAAACGGTGATTCAACTCTTGAGCTTGCATATCAATGACTGAACAAAACAACTCAACTCGATAATGGtggagattttttattttctcaattttacGCCTTCCTCTTCCTCTAACTACACACTCATCTTCCATATCAAGCACATCAATCTCATTTGTTCTATAAAACTTTGTAACTTCAGTAAGCAAAACCTCCCAACCTTTTTCCCTCATTACTTGTAAACGTGTTTTTGCTACTTTGACAAGATTCATAGCATTAACAATGTCTTGATCCTTCTTTTGTAGAACTTGAGAGAGATCATGTGTAATTCCCAAGAGTTTCCTCATAAGATGCAACACAAAGATAAACTCAAAATGATTTAGAATTTCTTGCACATCCAAAGCTTCAGCCCTATGTGCATCCTCATAGCCATTCTCCCCAACATACTCAAGAACATCATTAATAGAAGAAAATAAATGCATCAAGTTGATGAGAGTACCATAATGCGAACTCCAACAAGTTGACGACGAGCATCAAGTTGATGAGAGTACCATAAATGcatcaaaattaataattataaaattactaaaatacccttGTGATTTTTCAGAATTGTTGAGGGGCCCCTGGGCCCCCCGAGGCCCATTGTCCCTTCGTCCCTGTGTTTGGCTAttgccttttttttcttttttttttccttttttacatGTTTGGCTATTGTTCtctgtataatttatttttcagtgATTAAAACTTGATTATGAGCAAATAGAACACATATCAATAAATTAGTCAGCTCTAAACCAAATATTTCAAGAAAATATCTCAAAGCTTCAATCAATCATATGATCTTGGAAAATTTTGTTGTCATGTTCATTTCAATATATAAAACATTTTTCAGGTAAATATATCGATCATTCCATTTTCTTCCTCTGCTCCATAGGTCAGGTCTAATTTGATAAAACAAAGGGAACACGAAATGATATCTATTTTTCAGataaataatacatgcatagaCAAAAGATTCAAAAAAGGTCTTTGCCGCCCATGTATGCTTTAGGAAATATTCCTCCTCTCCGTAAAGGTCTGAAGCCAACCAAGATTTGTGTTGTGGGTATCCGCATGGATCAGTGCAGATGCTATTAAACTTTCgtcatttatttttacttttatatttaaaaaaattactattattTCATATTTAGATTTGATTTAATCTAGAACAAGAAGATATATTGATTTACGACATACCTACTGCAAGATAATAGTACTACAATTTTTAAGTAAAACAAACATTAATCATTGATGATAGTAAAAGTTTCATTAGATACTTTCATCTCATTCTTCCCAGGACTAGACCCCTACAATTACaaataatgcaaaaaaaatttaaaaaaaataaaaaaagagaaacgAATTCTTATATGgtaagaaaaattaaaagagaTAATCGTATTGAGCTAAGGCTAAGTTCAACATTCTTGCTAAGAACTAAGCTAAGACATCTGACAAGTAATATGAAAGGGAAGTGCAAAAATGACAGAAATTTAGATCATTATCTGATCTGTGCGTCTCCTACTACCACACCTTATTTATTCTGAGTCGGATTGGAAACGCTTGGAGGCCGTTTCCTCAGGCCGTTTTCCATTGCTTTCTCCGGTTCCAGCGTGGATCCACTCGATTTGGCTTTGGTCACGAATAGTGAAGTTGAAGAGGGTAACAGCTTTCTCCACTGCGGTTTTGCATTGGCTACATGCACAGCAGAGGTAGAGATGAGTAAAGGCAAGAGCATCAAGAATAGAAGTACAAGTTTTGTTGTGTGGTTGTTACTCATCTTTTATCAAGAAAACTGAAATGGGGATAGGTGGAAATGACAAAAGGCTGAGAATGGTATAGTAGTTTATAGTGTGAGCATTTGCCCATTTCTTGTAGCTAGCTGAGCTCGTGCTTTAGAGTTTAGCCAGACAGAAACATGTGTTGTTAATAAATTATTCGAATAAATATTGAGGCTGATTTCCAGGCTACCAGATTGAGTCAAATAATGCAATTTGACTAGTCACACTGATGTCAAATGTTTATTTacatgtgtgtagtgtatgtatggATGCGCATGACCTGTCCCATTTTACCCTATCCCACTTGCATATGCTAAAACCATTGTTTAGTAAGATTAACAACAAAATTCTTGATTTAGGTCACTTAGTGTATGATGTTGCAAATTCTCAATCAATCATAATCACTTCTTTGTTAGTAGGAGTACTAATAACACTACTTTTAGTTAACTTGCTGATAACCATGATTAATTTATCTAATAAGTTTATTACTCCATGATATAAAGTAGGACAAATGCACTATCCATCAAAAGGAAATTGTCCAAAACTAAAGAACATGAGTCGTGTGCTGCTAACAACACATTCCTATTACTTTTTCGTTTCTCTTTTTTAACTTGTGCAAGTAAACACACATTATTTGGGTTCAACCACATGTAACGTCTTAGTGATAAACAAAACAGGGTTCCATATATTCCAACCAACCATGGATGCACAATCAACTAAAACCCAATTATGCCAAACTAAAATATAACAGTTGATCCGATCCAACCAGAGGAAACGCATAAATTGATCCAACCAGAGGAAACGCATAAATTTCAGCAGGCCATTTATTGGGGCCATACTATTATCAAAGATGGGGAAAAAATACTAACCCTTTTCAGTATGTTGCGGTTCATTCATTACCATCCGAGGATACCGATGTTTTGTCTCTCCATGTAACATCAGTATAGCCAAATATTTTTGTGAAACATGAAACCAATTGCTCATGAATGACTTGTTCAGAAGGAAGCTTCTGCCCCAGCCCCACCTCCTTTTGCAAAGATGTGACTTCTTTATCTGGTATTCCGCATGGCACAATGTGTTTGAAGTAGTTCAAGTCCGGATCGATGTTGAAAGCCAAACCATGGGATGTAATTCCAGAAGATATGCGAACCCCAATCGCCCCAATCTTTCTCTGGCCAACCCAAACCCCCGTCTCACCCGTCTCTCCAGCACGAGCTTTAACGCCATATAGAGAAGCCAACTCAATCATTGTCGACTCAAGATTCTCCACGTATTTTCTGGCCCCTGTTCCAATATCTCTCAAGGAGATAATAGGGTACAAAATGACCTGACGAGGACCATGAAATGTAGCGTCGCCTCCTCTTTCGGTATAGTGAAGCTCTGCTCCCATTGCTTTGAGCTCG from Salvia splendens isolate huo1 chromosome 4, SspV2, whole genome shotgun sequence encodes the following:
- the LOC121800636 gene encoding uncharacterized protein LOC121800636, producing MHLFSSINDVLEYVGENGYEDAHRAEALDVQEILNHFEFIFVLHLMRKLLGITHDLSQVLQKKDQDIVNAMNLVKVAKTRLQVMREKGWEVLLTEVTKFYRTNEIDVLDMEDECVVRGRGRRKIEKIKNLHHYRVELFCSVIDMQAQELNHRFNEVNTDLLLCMTCFDPRDSFSAFDSEKLLRLAKYYPSEFSEVNLYELESQLDNFIFDVRTDERFSKVSGIAGLA
- the LOC121798528 gene encoding octanoyltransferase LIP2, mitochondrial-like isoform X1, coding for MKKCRISLYGSCFRHFLFISPQEMRGPRSIEIWKMGAVNYLEALKLQEKLTSDRKTHKIKDTLLSLQHPPTFTLGKRRTVHNVLVSEAELKAMGAELHYTERGGDATFHGPRQVILYPIISLRDIGTGARKYVENLESTMIELASLYGVKARAGETGETGVWVGQRKIGAIGVRISSGITSHGLAFNIDPDLNYFKHIVPCGIPDKEVTSLQKEVGLGQKLPSEQVIHEQLVSCFTKIFGYTDVTWRDKTSVSSDGNE
- the LOC121798528 gene encoding octanoyltransferase LIP2, mitochondrial-like isoform X2; amino-acid sequence: MRGPRSIEIWKMGAVNYLEALKLQEKLTSDRKTHKIKDTLLSLQHPPTFTLGKRRTVHNVLVSEAELKAMGAELHYTERGGDATFHGPRQVILYPIISLRDIGTGARKYVENLESTMIELASLYGVKARAGETGETGVWVGQRKIGAIGVRISSGITSHGLAFNIDPDLNYFKHIVPCGIPDKEVTSLQKEVGLGQKLPSEQVIHEQLVSCFTKIFGYTDVTWRDKTSVSSDGNE